In Brettanomyces bruxellensis chromosome 7, complete sequence, the sequence atttcctcTTAAGAATCTATGTAGTCTACTTACCCACTAACgtataaaataataaatatgcaTCTGGGTCCTTCACTTCATTTTCAGTGTACTGTAATCTACtgatattttcatcatcgcAATAGAACCACTCATCGTTACGGCTCACAACCGCCGTATAGTGACCCGAAGATATGGATGATCCTAAATGATCAATCCATGAACCTAATCGGTACTGATAAGTAATTTCCTTACCATCACGCGTAAGTTTGAATTTTAACGTTCTTGCAAAGTGAAGATTGACGTTCGTAAGCTTCTTCTGATATAAATCGAACTTTGCTAAGTAGATTATAAGCACTTTTGGTAATTTTATGAACGCCGTGGATTTGAAAGACACATTTGGCTTGGAAAGTGTTGATTTCAATGATTCATACTCTGTTCTCTCCTCGGGATCAAGTACAGACAGATTCAATTTGCCGTATTCAGTATTTCTAGTAGGTGcattttttctcttatcCTTGGTCTTCTTGTGCCTATGGTTGAAAAAGCTCTTTCTCTTTGAGCTCTGATCAGACTCACTGCCTAAATTGTCCAATTCTGTATATTCAGTACATTTATGCTCTAAGTTGGACAGTCTATTGGCCATTTTCTCGCATGATGGACATTTCCAAGCATTCCCAAATCTATCACTGAGTTCCTCAACTTTTagattcttcaaaataagaTCGCTCAAATGGTATTCGTCCCCACTCAAGTTAAGATGAAGCATTGAGCTGTAATCAAAGTTGTAAGATTGATAACCACATCGTCCACAGTGCAGACATGATTCTTGttgaatttggaaaagtCCATTAATTGGAGAGACCCCTTCACTCTGAACCAAAGAGTCATGCCATTTAATATATCCTTTTCTTGAAGAATACAATGCAAATGGGTCAGTCTCAGGATCACCTGTCTTGAACATTTCCCTATTTTGTGGCGTATCTGAGATTTTCAACTCATTGTGAAGTTTTTCCATTATGAAATATAGGAATTGGGAAGTGTCTTGCTGCTCATAAGGAATTCTAAAATCTGGTTTCAACTGTGCACAAAGCTTGACAAATCTTACCGGTTTCACTATGTAGTAACCATCAGCTCTGTATAAATCCATGAAAAGATGATTAAAGGATAAGGCAAGAGATGATCTCTCAGTGTGAAGAATTTGGGAAAACTTACTTCTATTGATGAAAAGATTCTGAAAGTATGGCATTGTGAACAAGCATTGAATCATAGAGTTCATATAACAGGTGCTTccgaaattaaaaagacGAACCAATGGAACAAAATTGGTCCTGTTTAAAGCAGCACTCTCTGTTTGTGGTCTCTGAATTACGAAACTTCTGGGATTTTGCACAGGAATGTTGGTTGCAGTTAATGGATTTGGTAGAGGAGGCCTAGAGTATTCCAAATCTGCGGCAGATTCAGTCTTCGCTGTACTTGGAGGTGGAGTTTGTCTCCAAAAGTTATTTTGTAAATCCGAGTTCGGTAACGATTCAAATGAATCTGTAATGTGGCTATGACCAGCATCATGCTTAGACTCAAACTTCGCTATCCAACCTTCAAGCTCTATAGCACCTCCTTCTAGCCAATATATGAATGGTGGAGACGTTTTGAGTTGCCTTCGCAGAATGGAGTCAAACTTCAATTCCGTGTCACCAACTTGGTTGTTGTTAGAGTAGAAGACAACATACTTGTACGATGTGACATGCTTCAATCTTCGATATGCATCCATACTAATCCCCTTGACTGTATTCAAAATGTCTAAGAATGTGTGACACTCCCGAATCAACCCTGGGTCAATATTGACTAATGGAAACAGTAAAACTTTGGATATTTCTGAAGTGTAGAAATCATCAGCTGTTCTTATATCAATGATAAATACGTGGCTTGGCTTCCAGGAAATTACATCCTTAATTGAAATGCTACTGAAGCTATTTCTTTCGTGAATTGAACCATCTGGCCGTTCTGTGTATATCGGATAAAAGTCATTTACTGTTTCTTTGTCCTTTTTTGGagcattttctttcttaatATCAGAAGTGCGACCGTCAATGTCAAGTTTTGCTGTATCCGCCTCTAAGACCTTGGTTTCAATCATCGTACGGCACACCTTTGTTGCTAATTGAAGGTCATCTTTATACTCGGGAACAGccaaaaactttgaagaCATTTTATGAAGATCAGTCACCAATTGTGCATCAGCATCGTTCAACTCAAATCTGTCTAGAACATAGTACAAAACAAAGTAGTTGTAGCtaaaaatttcaacaagaaGTTCATGCTGACGTCCATCGGCAAAAATATTCTTGTCAAAAAGTAACTTCATCGCATTTATATATCCAAACGATATATCCATCCATTCCAAAACTACCGCTGATCTTGTTTTGAATTGGTGTTTGCGGACTTGAGCATGAATTGCCGTATCTCTGGATACAACCAAATCCAATTGAAGACCGGCAATCTTCTCtatatcatcatccgaTAGGTAATTCTTTGTAGTAGTCGTTTCCGCCGAAATCGAATCATTGGAATTTCTATTATTGGGTGTCTCGTTGGACATGCCATCAGTTTCATCTATCATTAACTTTAGCGTCTGATTTTGATCTTCTGTGTCCTTTTTTACACTCCTATAAATTGTTTGTGGGAAAATACCAGAAGTAGAATAACAGAGGAGCGAGGTTTGATTGGGTTAGATGACCGTGCAATTAATTCCGCGTGGAAATGTGtattttaaattatttgaaaacaCTTGTCCTTTGAATAATGAAGTGCGTTCAAAAAGGGCGGAGTTAAAGCCCTTGAATTAAAGCCCTTGAATTAAATTAATCCAAACCTTTGTGTAATTAACGAAAATTCGTGATGCGTGGCAAGCATTCAGAGAATAAAGGGCATCAAAATGAGATCAAGTGAAATCAATTTGAGAAGAATGAACCCTGAGAAAAAATCCGTTTACGTACAATCAGAGTGCGTAATTATTAGACGACTGCTagaacgaaaaaaaaaataagcttCTGTTGCATCGCCGCGACTTCCCAACTTCCCAAAaccattcatttttattgacGTATAACTtaaaaatagaaagaaagaagtatATAAAGTATGATAGAAGCCCACCAAAAATTGGGCGTCAAAAGTTGAAGACGCACGCAGTTATTGTTCAAACAAAGAGACGGCTGATCGAAAAAGGAGAGGAAATCAAAGTTTAGACTTCTcgtataaaagtaaaaaaaaaagtgtgtGTAGACAATAGCTTTTCCAAACCATTGCACATCCAATGACTGCGCATAATAGATTTGtttaatgaagaaaaagtgcGTTTTTATAAGAAAACTGCAGGAATTCATTTGTCGGCGAACTCCATTGAAAAGTTCAGGAATATTAATTGGTGAAATGCTAGACGTACTATTGTGGAGCAGATAGCAGAAATGCTCAAAGCCGAAGAATAAACCTAAAGATCCATAGTTTCTCCTATTTCCTCATCTACCGACATCTCAAgattttcctcctctgcATCGTCGTAATTTTCGTCTATTGCATTATCTATTTCTTCCATATCATCTTCCAGGTGCTCATCTGCACTCAAGACTTCGTCATCCACATTATCGTCTGTTTCGGTTAGAATTGCGTCACCTTGCGTTTTCTCACTGTTGATTTTCCGAGTGTCCATGGAAACGTCTGAGGCAACATCTGTGGCAACCTCAGGTTTGGAAATCTTTGATTCGCTATCTTCGGGTAAGATAATCATCGTTCTTACCTGATCTGGATCTGCATATGACTTCACATAGTCCCTAACTGTCTCCTCGTATTgtcttttgcttttgtgGTATAGATTTGACGCATCCGGATTCAATGGATCTGCAGCGTTCGGATATCTAAGAAGTTGTGGAAGAAATTGCTCGAAAATGTTAACCATGTCGAACATGGGAGACCAAGTTTGGTTTATGACATCAAGACAAACTGATCCTGATCTCTCGTCTATATTTGGATGGTATATGGTGTTCTTGAAACCAATTGAGGGGGATTTGTAAGGATATTCGTCAGGAAGTTGCACATGTATTTTCCAAAGACCACCTTCGTATAATGAATCTTTCGGCCCGGCAAAGTTGACGTAGAATTCTTTCATGCTATTATTAACCAAGGTAACTTCAAAGTCCTTCATGAAAAGCTTCATGACATCCGTTTGAATTCTGTGCTTCGATGTGCTAACAATTAAATCATTATGTCAGTATGGCAGTTCAGTAAAGAGGTTTCAAGAGAAAACTATGAATTTGGCAAAAGAGAATGCATGCCGTCATAAAGATAATCTAAAGCACCATCTACTTACCTCATTATTAAAATTTAAATGCGTATGCGTAATATGCTTGAAAAGTATTGCTGTTAAAAAGATAAATGGCAATAATGGTTGGCCACAACATTTTATCTTAGTGGGTCAGAAAATGGGAGGAACCCAGAATTTATAGATAAGACAAAATCTCCTACCAGAAATTGTCTGTGGCATTCTGTTCACCTGTAacgatatttttttatccagCAAATAAACGTTGCCGATTAAAGCAATTTGCCGCGGTATCTACTTTTCCCAAATCACACCTTGCAGATTACTGCTGTCCACGTACACTCAGTCTCATATTTTTTACCAGTAATTTACACCTAGATTAATACATGTACATAGAAAATGTTGTTGAACGAGAGAAAATATGTTCCCATGTATCACACACTCGGGCATCTGTCTTTCCTCCGTATCAGACCACGATTATTGTACTTATTGCAAAGTTTGTGGTGTTGATGATAGAACCTGGGTTGAGTCTGGATCTTCCTCAGTTGCTGGTGAGCTTGCCTGGGGTTGCTTGAGGGGTTGTGTCTCCTCAATTTCTTTAACATTATTTTCAGCTATCTTCTCATGTTTtggttcttctttttccgcATGAAttgtttcttccttttcctcattCTTAGATTCTTCTACTTCCTCATTCTtggattcttcttctttttcattactCACCTTGTCATCTTCTGTCACAGGTTTCTTTTCCACgtgtctttttttgtatGTCCCCTTCTCATACTCCACACCTTTTATTCGAAGTCTCTTTTGTACCCGGTAGTATGTAGTTCCTAGACCAATTTCATTGGAGCCATTATCGTCATCGCCCTCATCGTCGTTCGTGTCACTACtagtttcttcttcattggTTTTCTCATCTCCACTTTCATTCTCATAATTGTCCTCCGGCAAGCTCATGCCACCGCCCACCTCATAAATACTCCTATTGAACTTCTTGCAGTAATCCTTAAGTATTGTGTTATTACTGGCTCTAAGCTCGTGGTCCTGTGGGTTTAAAAACTCTTTTTCTAGAAGCTTTATTGCATTCTCCAAATATGCCATATCTTTAAACTCCTCTGGGTTATGGGtctcttcctttttgatTGTgacaatttccttttctaaTTCGGACACCCATTTCCCAAGATAACGCGTTTcatctttgattttttcatcaacaagCACCTCCTTCAAGCTAAGCCTCCACTTGTCAAGGTTATCCTGCTTTATAAATCCTGTTGCACTAAGTAATGCTTCgttcaaaaagatatatCTGGCTGCAACATCCGACCTGAGTGTTATAGACTCCAATCCATGATCTGATGAAACCCTCTTAATATTTGGTCCATCGGATGTCATATTGAATAAGGAAAAGTGCTATTGTTTTTATTGCAATGTTTTGTACAGATATTCTAGCGTAAACTCTGAAGACTCAAATTGACCATAGAAGTGTGCTAGTATGTTTCAACTTGGGTTGTTACCCCTGCTTGGCGAAATTTGAGGATACtgtgaaagaaaaaagaaaaggacaaaaaaaaaaaaataaaaaaaaaggtgatgACTTCAAGAagacaaaaagaaggaaatttcGATGAGAGAGGCTGAACAGtgttaaagaagaaagcagagTCTAGTCAGACATATTTAATAGTGTGTATCTTGACATTATCACATAATAAATAAGCAACATaaaaaatcatcaaaatggGTTCAAGTCTTAAGCCTATTGATCTAATATCACAGAAATACAGAATAGAGCTTACCGACGGAAGGTCATTAGAGGGTCTTCTCATAGCAATAGATGATCAAGGGAATTTACTAGTTTCGGATGTGACAGAGGTAAATGATGGCGTGAGAAGGCAGATTGGTCTTGTTTCTATACGAAGAAAATGTATGAAAAAGGTTTTTGTGTCGTCAAAGTGCTGGGATATGTTGCAAGCAACCACGAAAGAATCAAAAGCGCTTATCAGCAATGATTGAACAAGGCATAGTGGGTGATGAAAGATGACTGTAAGCACGGTATAAGCACTATAAGTGTGATTATGAACGTTAATAAGCACTAGTAGGCACTAATATGTATTAGCATAGTGCTAATAAGCGCTGATAAGTATCAGCACTAAGAAACATCAATAAGTACAGCACTAAGAAACATCAATAAGTACAGCACTAATACGTATTAGCACCATGAGCATTGCAAAACATAGGATAGGAACAGGtctaattttatttttcaagaaataaagaataaCTTGGGTTCTGAACGAAGGTATAAAGcaatgccaaaaaaaaagataggaataaaaatattagaaaaagaaagaaaaagcacaaatcAACACAACACACTCTATTTCGGCGAGGAGATGGCACTGTTTCTACGAGGCGAGGCGCTGACACTGGCACCTCTCAAAGTgacatcctcatcatcatctctGTTCAACCATGAGAGGTAACTGGCATCATTGGACTCCTGAAGTGTTCCAAGGTCTCCTGGAGTCATAGCACCGTTACTCAACCTATCCTTTGGAGAACCAGGAACGCTCAAAGGCCTGGCAACTTTCAAGTCATTATTCTCGAACGGATTACTCTCCTTGGAGAACATTCCAGGATATGCTCTTTTCAGAGCCAAAGTACGGGCCTTGACGTACTCCAAACCCATTCTCCTCCAGTCCAAGAGATCGCTCAACCGCTCGACTCTGTTTCTCTGGTTGATTCTCTGCCTCCTAGTCTTCTGGCAGAAGCTGAACATCATGTCAACCATCTGGTTGATAGAGTCATCGACGGACTTCATTCTTCTGTCGACAATATAGATACCGTAATCCACCGGGTTCTCGATCAAATCCTCCATGTAGCATCCAAAGCCTGAAAGGTTCGTCGTGATTGATGGAATACCCATCACGGTACACTCAGCCGGCGTGTATCCCCAGGGTTCGTAGTAAGATGGGAAAACACCCATATGGCATCCTCTCACAAACTCATCGTAGTCCAATGGGAGCACGGGGCTCGAAGAGCTGAGGAATTCCGGATGGAACACAATCTTCACCCTGTCCTCCTTCTTGTTGAACAGCTGGCAGGACCGGATCTGGTTGAGAATTGGATCGGTGGCATCGTTCACCATGTTGTGTGTCACGATTGGTGGCAGTGAGTCTCTCTTTAAGGCAAACATACGACGCTTCAAGAGAACCCTGTCGGCTGGTCTTAGCAAGTCATCCAAGTCTGGAAGCTCGATCTGGCCCTTGCTGGAGCAATGACTTGGATCCTGACACCATTCGGACAGACGCTTGCCCATCGACCGCTGAACATCATGAATCGACGATTCCAGCTGTTTGACAACTGCCTGTCCACGAAGTGCCTCCACAGTGTATGAGTGCGAGGATGCAGGCATGATGATAAAGGCCACGACAGTCATCTTGGATCCGATGTCCTTCAACTTGTGGTTCAAACGTGCAAGTGCCTCGATGTAGAGATCCACACCTTTGTTTCTGTACTCGTACCGGCCGGCGATGAAGAAGTAGAGCGTGTTGTCTAGCGAGAAGTCTAGCTGTCCGTAGAAGTGGCCGCGAACAAACTCGTTaatcttctccttcttttccgcGTGCAAGTTCTGGAACTCATGCACGGCCTGGAACTTAACCACGTTCAGGCCATTTGGAAGAACCCCGTCCGGCTTTCTCTTCAACAAGTTTTCCGCCTCGTAGGCTGTGATGTGCGAAACCGTCGTAAAAACGTCAGCCGAGTGTGCTGCCGCCCTCTCGATGCAGTACCTGTGATATATTCCACGTTTTCCAGCCTCGTAATCCACGTCAAACTTGTCTAGATTGTTGTAGAAGTCGACCGAGCCGGCACAAAGATACCTGCCGAGCAAAGTGGCATGTGTAGTGAAGATTGTCGCACAGTCGATTTTCCTCTGCCGGCAAAGAGGAATTGCGACACCTGCAAGCCACTCGTGGGCATGCAAGATGATGGCCTTCTTGGTTTCGTGGCAGCATAACTCACCAATAAACCAGGCTGCAAGATATCCGAGCAAAACGGCATCGTTTGTCTCTGTATCTGTCGGTGGGGTTGGAATCCCCGCGACATTCCAAAGATCCGACTTCCACTCGTTGAGGAAATGTGATGCAGAGCCTAAGTCGAAAAGAATGACTCTTGGTGCTCCTTCAATTAACCAACGGCCGTATATGTATCTTATTCCACGGCTATACATTGCATCTAGCGTAGCTTTGAGCTCAGGATTTGTCACTGGGAGCTCCTCGACTTCCACTGCTGCCGACTTCCTATTCAGAGGTCCGATTAATGCGTACCTCTCCTTGTACTCGGCAACGGTAACTGGTGCCTTCGATTTAAGCACAGAATAAATACCTCCAACTCTGTTTGCAACCTCGGTGGCCACCTCGAACAAAAGGTGGTTTTTCACGTCACGAGTCATGTTTTTTTCTCTAAATGATAACCCTACTCGCAAAAAATTGCTCTCTGTAGTATGTGTAGTATGTGTGTTGAAGCAAAAAGGGGGTGGTTGATAATGTGTAATTCGGCTTTCACGAGTGTGCGAACCTTTCTTTATATATCTCTATATCTGTAAGATAAATATGTTCGACACAATTGCTGGCAAAGCTGAAACGATAATGGATGGATGAATGAGTATATAAGTAGTCTTTAAATCGGCTTGGCGATAAGCAGATAAAAGATATGAGGAGGGATGGGGtagaaaagagagaaagaaaaaggtgCAGATGAAGTCGAAAgtatattaaaaaaaaaaagataagaatTTACAGATATGCAGATGTCTCGGATTAAGTATGAAGATGATTGAGAGTTGGATATAAAAATGCGGAGAAGTACAGTGAAATTAGTCGACAAGGTACAATCATCAACTCCAGAAATGGAGAAACGTCACAATGATTAATATCAGTATAtcgaaaaggaaaaaaaaaaggacgTCTTTATTCCTTTATtgtctctttttatttctccCATACCCCCACAATTCTATAGGGCATTTGGAATTgtattttaatttaatagAGAAAGCAGCACCAACCTTCTTTTTGCCCATCCGGGACATGAAAATGACCAGCCGggccactttttttttttttttccttgttgTTGTCTCAGAGTAAGCAGTAATCTGCCTCCGGTTCTCAGTGCTCCCCCGTAGCCTCAGTATTGTTGGGAATTTTTATCCTGAAGGTGAGagacttttttctttgtttgaTAAACTTCTATTGTCCAGTATGCTCGATTTCCCGTGATCATATAATTCTTCCTTGCAGGGCCTCTTAGTGAAATTTTGTGGGGAAAAAGgccttaattttttttttagaaaaaGCCGTATGTCATTTTCCCGAGACATTCCGGATAGGCAAAAGGTGGGGAAATGACTAAAAATGAATCCGATGTAGTGGTGTTTACGGTCAGTAAATAATCTGCAGATGCATTGTCCTGACACAATAACGTGCATTTAATAAAACTaaaaaatcattttcaaccaAGAAATACAAACGGAAAATCTTCATATCTCACCAAACACCGACGATATCTGCTATAAAATGGAGAAGGATTtactaaaaaaataaaaaaataaatatgtgCTGTATGAAAAGGACGTCACGAAAATTTCTGTTATTGCTATCTTCCGTCACActttgttttttgttttttgccTCTTCTTACATACCCGCCAGTTTTCGTTAGCCATGAACTTATAAGCGACATAACGGATACATTGTGGTCCTGCCATGTGCACAGTGGAACGGATCTTGGCACTCGAATAACTGTTTTATCAACGTTTGGCAGCTTTCCTTGGTCAACTTTTCGCCAAACTTGGTGGATATACTGCACGATTTCTTCTTAAGGATACTGCACCACAATTTTGGCATTTGGCTGATCAAAGTCCACCAGTTATGTGATACTCCAACCTTCATTTCAAACTTCCTTCCTGAAGCCAAATCTTCCATAAATTGACAGATCTCAGATTCTATCTTCTCCGGACACAGAACACTTTTAGTATCTATTGCCTTGATCACAAATTCGGGTAATTctataatataataatttGCACCGTTCTTCACCGTCTTGATTCCCCAAAATTCAAGCGTTTCCTGAAAGTCCACCAGCTCATCTTTTGCCTCCTCGTTCAACTGCATTCTCAAGGGGTTATCAAGTTTGCATTTGAAATTCATCTTAAACATCTCCTGGTATATCTTCTCAAGGTTTATTCGCTCTTGGCATGCATGTTGATCAAACGCAACGAGGTATTCACCGTCCTGGTTTGTAATTTTGCAGAGAATGAATTTGCGATCAACTTGGTTAACCACAGTCAGATTTTGAATAGCTTTGAGCTTGCTTATTTCGAATCCACAAGTATCGGAAAAATACTTGGATCTCGCAAATAAGCGACTTTCCGGAAGCTTTTGAACGCGTCTTAAATCATAGTGATCACTTTTAAGATGCAACCATCTGTCAGAATTCTGTTTTGAAAAGTATTCTTGAGCAAGTCCATCAATCATACTtctaatttctttcttaacTTTGGCCGTAGCACTGCCCCTCAATGAACCCAGAGAAACGTTGTAATGTACTCGATTACATTCAATAAATGTAATGAAACTGAAGTTCCCATCTGGAGCCTTACTCCTAACTCTTGATTGGATTTCGTCATATATGTCTCCTTCGGTTAAAGGTCTCCCGTTTAAATAGATAATACGATAACGTTTATTATCCACTAACGCTGATCCGATTGCCATTTGTATATCCACACCATCTTTAGTATTTCCAACTTCCGAATAATTTCTCATGGCATTTTTCCCGTATATCTGCCTGAATAAATTGACGACATGCTTTAAACGGCTTAAAACTCCTCTCGAAATGTTCATCAATGTTCTGGTCTGGTTTCcactttcaatttcaatcAGTAAACTTATCGAAGGTTTCCAGGCACAACTATCTAAAGTTATCCTTCTGATCTCTGAATATACTTTATGAAACTTTCTATTCTGCTTATGCATGTCATGTCTGAAAATCTGATGTTTGCGAACAGGAACTGATCCGAATACATCATAAGCGTAAACTCTCGTTCCATGGTCCGCCCAATTTATCATTGAACAACTGGTGTCTTCTTGTTTCTCCGTAGTTAAAGTTCTAGAAACATTTCCAGCCTCTCTGGAAAATAGAATGCGACTCATCATTGAATCCTTTTCCGTTTTCGATGATATCATACATGCCGTACTAATGTTGATAATAGAGTTGAGGGCCTGACCTCTATATCCTAACGTCTCAGATTGACCGGGAAGTTTTGATGTATGATAACGTTTTCCAACAATTTTCATGTCATTTAGTGGAATGCCAACTCCATCGTCCTCGCAAATCACATTGACACATTTGCCCTCAAGATCAAATTTCAAGATTACTTTGATTTGCGTTGCTTTGGCATCTATCGCATTTTGAATAAGCTCCTTCGCAATATCAGAAATACCTCCAATGATAAGGGTCCCCTGTAATAGCTTCTGGTATTGCTGATCAAGCACTTTAATTTCCATGATCTACCATGGAATGTGGATGTTTATATTTTAAGTGGTTGAACCGGTAGGTGAAAAACCCAAACTTCTTTAAGTTCTCGAAGGTTGCAATTTTCAACACAACTGCACACCAAAATTGTCGCGACAAATTATTTGTAATATGGATTTCCGTGAAACGTTGGATAAGTGTAGTTGATGCCATGATATATAGCTGGGTTTTGTAGAAAGATCGTCTAAAAAGTTAAAAGGTATTTTATCGAAAATTAATATTGAAGGAGATTGGGAAAATAAGTTATTAGGTAAGGTTCTGTtaggaagaaaagatattCCTTGAGTAGTAATAATGTATTCGGGCgttaaataatttattgaaaacaaaaagcaagaaaaagaggattcttttcatcaacatttaAATATCGCATTGTAAAGATTACAATACCTACTGCATGTcaaagttagtgttaccaataaatatcgaaatactATATAAACCTGGTAACACCAACTTTAACAAAAGAACATTACGACAACTTACGGAACTATCCATAAACTGAAGATGCCAGGTCCAGTCCCTAccaaattttcaagaagacGAAATTTCGCGTCTCGaagaagggaaaaaatttcacaGGAATATAAAGTCGTGGACATTCTCACTCTCACCCTCATTCCTCCCATGCATactcttttcctttatgACAGTTACCTTCACAAAGCAAAGCGTTCCAAATATCTAAGATGAGCACATCTTAGTGATGTGGGAGCTTCCTCGTCCTTCAGGATGGCCGCCTGGAGTCAAATAAAGACGCTCCAAAGCATGATGAACGCTGCTTCGTTATAAGAGCAGTTTGTTGCAGAGACGTTTTGCCTTTGCACGTTGATTGTGTGGCCAACATGGAGGGCTGAGGATAAATCAACAGAAACGTGTATCATAGTACATTGACTCGTTTAAATACTTTCGTCGAATCAATGTCTCCAGTGACACGAACATTTTTAGCAGTGTAGGGATGAAGTATTAAATTAATTGTATAGAGAAAAGAGAGTCATCAAAAGCTCGATACAAACCAAAGCAGCAAAGAAACGACATCAGTAATGATAAAAGCCAGTCGCCGGGACCGATGACAGGCCGATCGTAgatgtaaaaaaagaaagaaagaaggaaacggggaaaaaatggatAAAATAGAAGATAATactgaaaaatgaagaattcaaggaagaaagaaagaaaaaagaaaaaaataaagaaaaagtgaGCGGTGGACATCGAATTGAGCAGCAAGGATAGTATAAGGAATACCGATTAAATGCACAGAGCAgaagatgatattatttgtGGTCAGAAGGATCAGCAGCGATCATTCCTGTCCAAAGCCAACGGTCTCCTCGACAGCCATGGTGAGCTTCTTTCTCAAAGATTCGTAGTCCTTGTAAGGAGGAAGATCTATTCTATTGAAGCAGGTGTGGGACTTCGGCAACTGGTCGGGATCGCCGGCCTTCTCCACGGTAAACCTTCTCGGTCCGTCGGAACCTTGCAAGTCCTTGAAGCCGTTAACGGGGATACGGGAAGTACCGGTTGCAAACTGGAGCAACCTGGCCCTCTGGTCGCTCTCCCACTCGGCAATGCACTTCCAGAACCACTCGATGACCTGGTCAGACTCCTGGTAGCCCCTGTAATCGGTGTGTCTCTTCCAGTCAT encodes:
- a CDS encoding uncharacterized protein (MEROPS:MER0002882); translation: MIDETDGMSNETPNNRNSNDSISAETTTTKNYLSDDDIEKIAGLQLDLVVSRDTAIHAQVRKHQFKTRSAVVLEWMDISFGYINAMKLLFDKNIFADGRQHELLVEIFSYNYFVLYYVLDRFELNDADAQLVTDLHKMSSKFLAVPEYKDDLQLATKVCRTMIETKVLEADTAKLDIDGRTSDIKKENAPKKDKETVNDFYPIYTERPDGSIHERNSFSSISIKDVISWKPSHVFIIDIRTADDFYTSEISKVLLFPLVNIDPGLIRECHTFLDILNTVKGISMDAYRRLKHVTSYKYVVFYSNNNQVGDTELKFDSILRRQLKTSPPFIYWLEGGAIELEGWIAKFESKHDAGHSHITDSFESLPNSDLQNNFWRQTPPPSTAKTESAADLEYSRPPLPNPLTATNIPVQNPRSFVIQRPQTESAALNRTNFVPLVRLFNFGSTCYMNSMIQCLFTMPYFQNLFINRSKFSQILHTERSSLALSFNHLFMDLYRADGYYIVKPVRFVKLCAQLKPDFRIPYEQQDTSQFLYFIMEKLHNELKISDTPQNREMFKTGDPETDPFALYSSRKGYIKWHDSLVQSEGVSPINGLFQIQQESCLHCGRCGYQSYNFDYSSMLHLNLSGDEYHLSDLILKNLKVEELSDRFGNAWKCPSCEKMANRLSNLEHKCTEYTELDNLGSESDQSSKRKSFFNHRHKKTKDKRKNAPTRNTEYGKLNLSVLDPEERTEYESLKSTLSKPNVSFKSTAFIKLPKVLIIYLAKFDLYQKKLTNVNLHFARTLKFKLTRDGKEITYQYRLGSWIDHLGSSISSGHYTAVVSRNDEWFYCDDENISRLQYTENEVKDPDAYLLFYTLVGK
- a CDS encoding uncharacterized protein (BUSCO:EOG09264Z1B), which codes for MKLFMKDFEVTLVNNSMKEFYVNFAGPKDSLYEGGLWKIHVQLPDEYPYKSPSIGFKNTIYHPNIDERSGSVCLDVINQTWSPMFDMVNIFEQFLPQLLRYPNAADPLNPDASNLYHKSKRQYEETVRDYVKSYADPDQVRTMIILPEDSESKISKPEVATDVASDVSMDTRKINSEKTQGDAILTETDDNVDDEVLSADEHLEDDMEEIDNAIDENYDDAEEENLEMSVDEEIGETMDL
- the GSY1 gene encoding glycogen synthase isoform 1 (CAZy:GT3), with translation MTRDVKNHLLFEVATEVANRVGGIYSVLKSKAPVTVAEYKERYALIGPLNRKSAAVEVEELPVTNPELKATLDAMYSRGIRYIYGRWLIEGAPRVILFDLGSASHFLNEWKSDLWNVAGIPTPPTDTETNDAVLLGYLAAWFIGELCCHETKKAIILHAHEWLAGVAIPLCRQRKIDCATIFTTHATLLGRYLCAGSVDFYNNLDKFDVDYEAGKRGIYHRYCIERAAAHSADVFTTVSHITAYEAENLLKRKPDGVLPNGLNVVKFQAVHEFQNLHAEKKEKINEFVRGHFYGQLDFSLDNTLYFFIAGRYEYRNKGVDLYIEALARLNHKLKDIGSKMTVVAFIIMPASSHSYTVEALRGQAVVKQLESSIHDVQRSMGKRLSEWCQDPSHCSSKGQIELPDLDDLLRPADRVLLKRRMFALKRDSLPPIVTHNMVNDATDPILNQIRSCQLFNKKEDRVKIVFHPEFLSSSSPVLPLDYDEFVRGCHMGVFPSYYEPWGYTPAECTVMGIPSITTNLSGFGCYMEDLIENPVDYGIYIVDRRMKSVDDSINQMVDMMFSFCQKTRRQRINQRNRVERLSDLLDWRRMGLEYVKARTLALKRAYPGMFSKESNPFENNDLKVARPLSVPGSPKDRLSNGAMTPGDLGTLQESNDASYLSWLNRDDDEDVTLRGASVSASPRRNSAISSPK